CGCTCCGGCCGGAAGACGAACGGCTGCCGTTCGGGCAGCTGCTCGTCTACGGCACCCAGCACATCCTGACGATGTACGGCGGCCTGATCGCACCGCCGCTGATCGTCGGCGCCGCGGCCGGTCTGTCCGCGCCCGACATCGGCCTGCTGATCACCGCCGGCATCTTCATCAGCGGCCTCGCGACCCTGCTGCAGTCGCTGGGCCTCGGGCCGTTCGGGGCCAGGTTGCCGATCGTGCAGGGCATCTCGTTCGCGAGTGTGTCCACGATGGTTTCGATCGCCTCCCGCGACGGCGTCCGGCCGGTGTTCGGCGCGATCCTCGTCGCCGGGGTGATCGGCGTGATCCTGTCGTCGTTCTTCGCGCACCTGGTCCGGCTGTTCCCGCCGGTGGTGACCGGGACGATCATCACGGTGATCGGGATCTCGCTGCTGCCGGTCAGCTTCGACTGGGCGCTCGGCGGCGTCGGCGCCAAGGGGTACGGCGATCCGGGCAACATCGCGCTGGCCGGACTGACACTGCTGGTGATCCTGGTGATCAGCCGCCTCTTCCAGGGCTTCGTGTCCCGGCTGTCGATCCTGATCGGCATGATCGCCGGCACATTGGTCGCGATCCCGTGGGGCAAGGCCGACTTCGGCGCGGTCGGCCACGGCCCGGTGGTGTCGCTGCCGCCGGTGTTCGGCCTGGGTACGCCGGTGTTCGACGCCGGCGCGATCGTGGCGATGACGATCGTGGTACTGGTGATCATGACCGAGACGATGGCCGACCTGATCGCGATCGGGCAGATCGTGGATACGCCGGTCGACCACAAGCGGGTCGCGGACGGGCTGCGCGCCGACATGCTGTCCACTACGGTCGCGCCTGTCTTCGGAGCGTTCCCCGCGAGCGCATTCGCGCAGAACGTCGGACTGGTCGCGATCACCGGCATCAAGTCCCGGTTCGCGGTCGCGGCCGG
The genomic region above belongs to Kribbella solani and contains:
- a CDS encoding nucleobase:cation symporter-2 family protein gives rise to the protein MASTPLRPEDERLPFGQLLVYGTQHILTMYGGLIAPPLIVGAAAGLSAPDIGLLITAGIFISGLATLLQSLGLGPFGARLPIVQGISFASVSTMVSIASRDGVRPVFGAILVAGVIGVILSSFFAHLVRLFPPVVTGTIITVIGISLLPVSFDWALGGVGAKGYGDPGNIALAGLTLLVILVISRLFQGFVSRLSILIGMIAGTLVAIPWGKADFGAVGHGPVVSLPPVFGLGTPVFDAGAIVAMTIVVLVIMTETMADLIAIGQIVDTPVDHKRVADGLRADMLSTTVAPVFGAFPASAFAQNVGLVAITGIKSRFAVAAGGGVLVLLGLVPLFGRVVAAIPAPVLGGAGIVLFGSVAASGIRTLSRVEYADNLNLVVVAVSLGMGMVPIARPHFWDKFPSGVAVVLDSGISAAAVTAVLLNLFFNRWRALLKDKPSVFAAAPDERGTPLPEA